The Microbacterium sp. W4I20 genome segment TGAATCGTTTCCCGCTGCGCCGCTTGGCCATGATCGTCTCCTGTTCCACCCGTGAAGGTGCTCGCAGGTTGTTCGGAGACGAGGGTCGAATGGATCGGATGGGTATTCTCCGTTCCGCCCTCACCGGAGCGTGTTCCGACTCTGATGGACGACCTGATCGCCTACCTCAACCGAGACGACATCCCGGTGATGGTGCAGGCGGCGATCGGCCACGCGCAGTTCGAATCAATCCACGCCTTCACCGACGGCAACGGCCGTATCGGACGAGCTCTCGTGTCGGCGGTCCTCCGCCGTCGAGGCGCCACCCACAACGCCGTGGTCCCTCTCGCGAGCGGTCTCCTCGCCGAACGGGAGGATTATTTCACCGCGCTCGGCGAGTACCGGCGAGGGGACCCGACACCTCTCATCGAGCTGTTCGCGCGATCCGCGCGAGCAGCGGCCATCTCGTCGCGCGAGTCCATCGCCCGCATCAAGGCGATGCCCGCAGAGTGGGCGGCCGAACTGCGGCCTCGCGCGGGTTCTGCTGCTGCGTCCCTGATCCCCGCTTTCTACGATCACCCCGTCATGTCAGCGGGCGAGATCGAGGAGCGAGCAGGGGCATCCGCCCAACAGACCTACCTAGCTATTGCTCAGCTCGTCGAAGCCGGATTCATCCAGGAGATCACCGGCCGAAAGCGCGACCGTGTCTGGGTGGCAGCAGAGTTGCTCGCCGAACTCGAGGACCTGGATCGCCGTATCCAGGCCGCGATGAGATCACGAAGGATGAGTGACCATCGTGCGACCCGCGGCCCCGACGACGGCGCTTAGACCCCGACGATGCGCGGAGGCGGAGGCGGCGCGAGCTGCCGCCGCGGCACGCCGTGGGCCTCGCGGTGCAGGCGCTCCATGCGGGTGTCGAGCTCGGCTGCCGCCGCTGCGGCATCCGTCAGACTGTCGACGAGGTGCGACGGCACCTGGTTCGAGAACTTGTAGTAGATCTTGTGCTCGAGGCTGGCCCAGAAGTCCATCGCGATGGTGCGGAACTGCACCTCGACGGGCACCAGCAGCGCCCCGGTCGACAGGAACACCGGCACCTCGATGATGGCGTGCAGGCTCTTGTAGCCGTTGTCCTTCGGCTGCGCGATGTAGTCCTTCACCACACGGACCGTCACGTCGTCCTGCTGAGTGAGCAGATCGAACAGCTGGTACACGTCGGCGACGAAGCTGCACGTCACGCGCACGCCGGCGATGTCGGTGATCTCGGCGCGGATGCGGTCGAAGTCGGGCTCGTCGATGCCCTTGCGCGCGATCTTCTCGACGATGCTGTCCGGCGTCTTCAGACGACTCTTCACGTGCTCGATCGGGTTGTAGGCGTGGTCGTGGGTGAACTCGTCGCGGAGGATCGAGATCTTCGTCTCGACCTCGCGCATCCCGAACTCGTACTCGCGCAGGAAACGCTGGAACTCGTCACGCAGTTCGCGTGTCTTGCGGATGGAGTCTTCGGTGACCTGAAGGGCCGTCATGCTCTCGACGTTACGGGTTCGTGATCGGAAAGGGCTGTGGATCGTGCACTTCGCACAGGATCCATACGGTTCGGATGAGCCTTGACGCGTCCGCAGGGCGGGTTTAGAACGGAGGACATGAGCAGCGCGGGAGAGACCTGGACCGAGGCATACATCGAGGCGTGGAGATCGAACGATGCCCAGCAGATCGGAGCGCTCTTCGCCGAGGACGCGCGATACCTGACGAGCCCCGACTCCGAGCCGCGGGTGGGACGAGCCGCCATCGTCGCCGGCTGGCTCGAGGATCTCGACGAGCCCGAGACTTGGAGCTTCGAATGGTCGATCATCCACGAGGACGAGAGCCTCGTCCTCGTGGAGGGCCGCACGAAGTATCCGGCGGAGCGGGACTACCTCAACCTCTGGGTCGTCCGACTCGACGCCGAGGGGCGGGCGACCGAGTTCACCGAATGGTACATGCCGCGTCCGCATCAGGACTGACCCGGCCCGCGCACGCGCACGCGTAAGGATTCCGTGAGGGGCGCACGACTCGCCGTAGGGATTCCGTGAGGAACGCGTACGGATCCCGTCGGCAGGCGTAGTGTCGCCCGACGTGTCAGAAGAAATCCGAGACAGCACGGACGCCCCTCCCCGCGTCAAGCGCATCCTCATCGGCGACCCGCTCACGAGCCAGCAGGTCGACGACCAGCTGCTCCCCAAGCGCATGGCGCTGCCGATCTTCGCGTCCGACGCACTGAGCTCGGTGGCGTATGCGCCGCAGGAGCTCGTGATGATCCTGCTGATCGGCGGTCTCACGTTCCTGTCGTTCACGCCCCTCGTCGCGGCGGCGGTCGTGCTGCTGCTCATCGTCGTGGTGCTGAGCTACCGGCAGCTCATCAAGGCGTATCCGTCGGGCGGCGGCGACTACGAGGTGGCGTCGAAGAACCTCGGCGAGATCCCCGGCGTCATCGTCGCGGCCGCCCTCCTGGTCGACTACGTGCTGACGGTCGCCGTCTCGGTGGCATCCGGTGTCGACAACATCATCTCCGCGGTGCCGGGACTCGATCCGTTCCGGGTGGAGCTGGCCGTCGGATTCGTGATCTTGATCATCGTCGTGAACCTCCGCGGTGTGCGCGAGGCGTCGCTGGTGTTCGCGATCCCGACGTACCTGTTCATCGGATCCGTGGGATTCATGATCGTCACCGGGCTGATCCGGACGTTCCTCGGTGACGCGCCGGTCGCGGCGAGCGCCGACTTCTCGGTGCAGGCTGAGAATCTGAGCCAGGCCGCCGTCATCCTGCTCGTGCTGCGGGCCTTCTCGAGCGGATGCTCCGCCCTCACGGGCGTCGAGGCCGTGTCGAACGGAGTCCCGGCCTTCCGCGCCCCGAAGGTGCGCAACGCCCAGTCGACCCTGGTCCTGATGGGCTCGATCGCGGCCTGCCTGTTCGCCGGACTCACCGCCCTCGCCCTCATCACCGGGGTGCACTACGCCGAGAACCCCTGCGACCTCATCGGCTTCGACTGCACCAACCCGCAGCCGAGCCTGATGGCGCAGATCGCGAGCGCGACGTTCGGCGGCGGCAGCATCCTGTTCTTCATCGTGCAGGCGGCCACCGCCTGTGTGCTCCTCCTCGCCGCCAACACCGCGTTCAACGGCTTCCCGCTCCTGGGCGCCGTGCTCGCCCGCGACGGCTATGCGCCGAAGTCGCTCAACACCCGCGGCGACCGCCTGGTGTTCTCGAACGGCATGATCCTGCTGGGCATCGGCGCGATCGTCGTGCTGGTGGTCTTCCAGGCCCGGTTGACGACGCTGATCCAGCTCTACATCATCGGCGTGTTCGTGTCATTCTCGCTGGGGCAGATCGGCA includes the following:
- a CDS encoding GTP pyrophosphokinase family protein, whose product is MTALQVTEDSIRKTRELRDEFQRFLREYEFGMREVETKISILRDEFTHDHAYNPIEHVKSRLKTPDSIVEKIARKGIDEPDFDRIRAEITDIAGVRVTCSFVADVYQLFDLLTQQDDVTVRVVKDYIAQPKDNGYKSLHAIIEVPVFLSTGALLVPVEVQFRTIAMDFWASLEHKIYYKFSNQVPSHLVDSLTDAAAAAAELDTRMERLHREAHGVPRRQLAPPPPPRIVGV
- a CDS encoding nuclear transport factor 2 family protein; the protein is MSSAGETWTEAYIEAWRSNDAQQIGALFAEDARYLTSPDSEPRVGRAAIVAGWLEDLDEPETWSFEWSIIHEDESLVLVEGRTKYPAERDYLNLWVVRLDAEGRATEFTEWYMPRPHQD
- a CDS encoding Fic family protein, with amino-acid sequence MLAGCSETRVEWIGWVFSVPPSPERVPTLMDDLIAYLNRDDIPVMVQAAIGHAQFESIHAFTDGNGRIGRALVSAVLRRRGATHNAVVPLASGLLAEREDYFTALGEYRRGDPTPLIELFARSARAAAISSRESIARIKAMPAEWAAELRPRAGSAAASLIPAFYDHPVMSAGEIEERAGASAQQTYLAIAQLVEAGFIQEITGRKRDRVWVAAELLAELEDLDRRIQAAMRSRRMSDHRATRGPDDGA
- a CDS encoding APC family permease, encoding MSPDVSEEIRDSTDAPPRVKRILIGDPLTSQQVDDQLLPKRMALPIFASDALSSVAYAPQELVMILLIGGLTFLSFTPLVAAAVVLLLIVVVLSYRQLIKAYPSGGGDYEVASKNLGEIPGVIVAAALLVDYVLTVAVSVASGVDNIISAVPGLDPFRVELAVGFVILIIVVNLRGVREASLVFAIPTYLFIGSVGFMIVTGLIRTFLGDAPVAASADFSVQAENLSQAAVILLVLRAFSSGCSALTGVEAVSNGVPAFRAPKVRNAQSTLVLMGSIAACLFAGLTALALITGVHYAENPCDLIGFDCTNPQPSLMAQIASATFGGGSILFFIVQAATACVLLLAANTAFNGFPLLGAVLARDGYAPKSLNTRGDRLVFSNGMILLGIGAIVVLVVFQARLTTLIQLYIIGVFVSFSLGQIGMVRHWRRILRGPDGAAKDAATLRSARVGLVINSAGAVMTVLVLLIVTITKFTHGAYLVFFAIPILAFLMLGVKRYYRDVDHEIELDDTTRFGATGDVAIVMVSRLQKPVAKAVDYAVAAKHGKTIAVHVAVDADAANELQQQWADHLMPIPLVILESPYRAFAQPVAQFIKQYRATHGSSVVTVYLPQYIVGHWWESFLHNRRARRMANQLMMVHGVSITLVPWLLDSSELIYGRRSRPLPGQERAGRPVVVNGRRAHRPAGPPQD